The following nucleotide sequence is from Cellvibrio sp. PSBB006.
ATCAACCAAGGAAAAACATTCCAAGGAAGAGTTCCATATTTAAAAAAAAACGCAATTAACGGAGAAAGAATGACAAACATCATGGCATATAAAACATAACTATCGCGAATAACTGGAAATCTTTCAGAAACTTCACAGGTTATTACTTCTCTCGTAGAATATTTATAGTAGTCAAAACCAACAACATATGTCATAAATGTAACAGTAGCCAGAACCAGCCCATAAAGTCCCACTGCTTCGGGAGCAAGAAAATTTGCCATAAAGAAAATCAACACGAGCTTCCCCGCCAACCCACCAAGCTTAAGGCCAGCACTTAAAATTCTGGCTGAGTACTCATTCAAAAATTTATTATTCAGCATTAACAATACTTTCAAGAAAAAATTTTGCTCAAGTCACATGAACAAGTATGAGCCCAGATATTCTTTTTTATGGCTTAATGAACTGACTAATTTATTTCAGCCAGCCTCTATAACAGCGGATACAGCCGTGCATCAAACCAACACAACCAGTACTAGATATATTAATTTTCATACTGATTCTCTTTTCAGCAATACGCCCGTTAATTAACCGGCATTAGAAGCATCAACAATAAGCACCTCACGTCGCAGAACTTCAATCTCAGTTTGCAGCGTTTCATATTCTGCCAGTTTGCGGTTGAGAAACCTGGCGGTCACTTTAGCTTTATCCTCTATACCCTTAGGCGTCAACAAATAAGCATACGCCTGCTTATTTTGGCTATTTTTAAAGTTGCTTGCTTTTACAATGCCCTTTTCTATCAGGGCGTGTATGCAGTAATTAACCTTTCCCAAGCTGATGCCCAGTTCACGGGAGAGCTCCCGCTGGCTGATGTGCGGATTCTCGGAGAGAAGCTTAAGGATTTTGTAACGGTATTCGTCAGTCAGCATAGCTACCATGTGCGTTCATGCGATGAACGCACATGGTAGCCTTTTGCAAAGGGTGTTTCAATAAGTTTGTAGAGGGGTAAGTGTGTATTGAAAGTAATGGATAAATGTTCAACCAGAAAGCTTTTACAAGATATCGCTGAATCGCTTTGCCTTTTCATCCTTCGCCGAAAGGATAACGGCACCCACCTGAGGCCATTGAATGTTCAAATCAGGATCATTCCAGACAATCGCTTCTTCGTGCTCGGGGGAATAATAATTCGTGGTTTTATATAAGAATTCAGCCGTGTCACTGAGCGTTAAAAAACCGTGGGCAAAACCTTCAGGTATCCACAGTTGGCGCTTATTCTCCGCAGAAAGGTGTACCCCCACCCATTGGCCAAAGGTTGGCGATGATTTTCGTATATCAACAGCTACATCAAAAACCTCACCCTGTATTACCCTCACTAACTTGCCCTGCTCCATGGGAGGTAGTTGGTAGTGCAGACCGCGCAGTACACCACGGCTTGATTTTGAATGGTTATCCTGCACGAAGTAACGCTTAAGGCCGGTAGCCTCTTCAAACGCTTTTTGATTAAAACTCTCTAAAAAGAAACCACGGCTGTCGCCAAACACCTTGGGTTCAAAGATTTTTACATCAGGAATGGCTGTAGAGACAACGTTCATTGAATGCCTTCACTCGACAAAAGCGCTGATATTTTTTAAAGCCGACCGCCAATCGCTGGGTGCCACACCAAATGCTTGCTCAATTTTTTTGCAATCCAATTTGGAGTTGGCAGGACGTTTTGCTGGCGTCGGGTATTCGGCAGTGGTAATCGCATTGAGCTGGGGAACAGGCTTCACGTATAACCCAGCCTGCTCTACTTCTGTAAAAACTTCCCTGGCAAAACCATACCAACTTACATAGGGCTGGCCCGAGTAGTGGTAAGTACCCCAAGGTGTTGGCTTTCCTTCGGAATAATGCTGCGCTACGACCAATAATACTTTTGCAATATCATCAGCGTATGTAGGGCTGCCTTCCTGGTCGGCCACAATATTGAGAACGTCCTTTATCTTGCCCAGGCGGATCATGGTTTTGACAAAGTTATTCCCGTGCTCACCGAACACCCAGGCGGTACGCAAGATAATATGCTTGTCGTTAACAGCGGTAACAGCCAACTCACCTGCCAGCTTACTTTGGCCATACACGCATTGAGGGTTGGTAGGCGCATCCTCTGTGTACGCACCTGTAGCGTCCCCTGAAAATACATAATCCGTGGATATGTGGAAGATGGCGGCATTAACGCCTTTTGCCGCGTGGGCAAGGTTGGTAGGGCCATTGCGATTTACGGCGTAGGCCAGCGCTTGCTCCTGCTCTGCCTTATCTACAGCCGTGTAAGCGGCGGCGTTGATGATGATGTCCGGACGAAGCCTTTGCACAATCTGGCTTACTGCTTGCGGATCTGTGATGTCTAGCTCGGCGCGCGTGAACGCCGAGAATGCCCAGTTTTTCTGACCAAGCTGCTGTTGTAAGCAATGGCCTATCTGACCATTAGCACCAGTGACTAAAATCTTCATGGTTTTGCTTGCTCTGCCACTCTCAACAAATAGCTTCCATAGCTGGTTTTCGCAAGTGCTTCGCCAGTGCGGATCAATTGTTCTTTACTGATCCATTTATTCATAAAGGCGATTTCTTCCAGGCAGGCAACTTTTAACCCTTGTCGATGTTCGATGGTTTGCACGAAGTGCCCTGCTTCAAGCAAGCTTTGATGCGTGCCGGTATCAAGCCAGGCATAACCGCGACCGAGAAGCTCCACGTTTAAGTCGCCGCGCTCAAGATAAGCGTTGTTAACACAGGTAATTTCCAGTTCGCCGCGCTGGGAAGGTTTGATAGCTTTGGCAATATCGATAACGTCATTATCGTAAAAATACAGACCAGTAACGGCGTAACTGGACTTCGGGTGCGCGGGTTTCTCTTCGATTGAAATCACTCGCATTTGCGCATCGAACTCCACCACACCGAAACGTTCCGGATCGTGTACGTGATAACCGAAAATAGTGGCGCCACTCTTACGCGCAGCAGCTGCCTGCAAACATTGTGTAAGGCCGTGGCCGTAATAGATATTGTCACCCAGCACCAGGCAGACATTGTCTGTACCGATAAACGCTTCCCCAATAATAAACGCCTGGGCAAGACCATCCGGGCTGGGTTGTACGGCATAGCTGAGCTGTATGCCAAAATGATCGCCGTTGCCCAGCAAACGGCGAAAGCAGTCGGAGTCTTCCAGGGTGGTGATAATGAGTATGTCTTTTATCCCAGCCAACATGAGCACCGACAACGGATAATAAATCATCGGCTTGTCGTAAATGGGTAGCAGCTGTTTTGAAATGACTCTGGTAATGGGGTATAGCCGAGTCCCGCTACCCCCTGCGAGAATGATGCCCTTCATAAACGTCCTGAGCTTTCTCTGTTGGTGAATACTGGGGCGCTCCACGCTGATAGCTGCCATCCTGCACCCTGTGCGCCCATGTGAGATTATCCAGATACCACAGAACCGTTTTGCGAATACCGGACTCAAATGTCTCTTCCGGCACCCAACCAAGCTCGCGCTTAATTTTGCTTGCGTCAATTGCGTAACGGATGTCGTGGCCAGGCCGATCCTCGACAAAGGTAATCAGTTCTTTATAAGACTCAATGTATAGGCCATTGTCAGCTGGGGCGCGCATCTCATTCAGCAGTTCACAAATAATCGTAACCACTTCAATGTTTTGTTTTTCGTTGTGGCCGCCAATATTATAGGTCTCACCCACCCGACCTTCTGTTACTACTTTGTAAAGCGCTCGTGCATGGTCTTCTACAAATAACCAATCACGGATCTGGTTGCCTTTGCCATATACCGGTAACGGCTTGCCTTCCAGTGCGTTCAGAATGACCAGCGGAATCAACTTTTCAGGAAAGTGATAGGGGCCATAATTATTTGAACAATTGGTAACAAGTGTCGGTAAGCCATAAGTCCGCCGCCAGGCGCGGACAAGATGGTCCGAACTGGCTTTGCTTGCTGAATAAGGTGAGCTGGGTGCATAAGGCGTTTCTTCGGTAAACAGGTCACCCGGACCTTCGAGATCACCATACACTTCATCGGTGGAGATGTGATGAAAACGGAAATTGCTCTGGCGTGTCTCATCAAGAGACTTCCAATAATCTTTGGCTATTTCCAACAAGTTATAGGTACCAATGATATTGGTTTCAATAAATGCAGACGGGCCGTCAATTGAACGATCAACATGGCTTTCAGCGGCCAGGTGCATAATTCGATCAGGCTGATAGTGTTTAAAAACACGCACCAACTCAGCCTTATTACAGATATCTACCTGCTCAAAAAAATAACGATCGCTGGAGGATACATCCGCCAGCGATTCCAGGTTACCCGCATAGGTCAGCTTATCGACGTTAACAACGGTGTCTTGCGTATTAGTAATAATATGGCGCACAACAGCGGAG
It contains:
- a CDS encoding MarR family EPS-associated transcriptional regulator; translation: MVAMLTDEYRYKILKLLSENPHISQRELSRELGISLGKVNYCIHALIEKGIVKASNFKNSQNKQAYAYLLTPKGIEDKAKVTARFLNRKLAEYETLQTEIEVLRREVLIVDASNAG
- the rfbD gene encoding dTDP-4-dehydrorhamnose reductase, translating into MKILVTGANGQIGHCLQQQLGQKNWAFSAFTRAELDITDPQAVSQIVQRLRPDIIINAAAYTAVDKAEQEQALAYAVNRNGPTNLAHAAKGVNAAIFHISTDYVFSGDATGAYTEDAPTNPQCVYGQSKLAGELAVTAVNDKHIILRTAWVFGEHGNNFVKTMIRLGKIKDVLNIVADQEGSPTYADDIAKVLLVVAQHYSEGKPTPWGTYHYSGQPYVSWYGFAREVFTEVEQAGLYVKPVPQLNAITTAEYPTPAKRPANSKLDCKKIEQAFGVAPSDWRSALKNISAFVE
- the rfbC gene encoding dTDP-4-dehydrorhamnose 3,5-epimerase: MNVVSTAIPDVKIFEPKVFGDSRGFFLESFNQKAFEEATGLKRYFVQDNHSKSSRGVLRGLHYQLPPMEQGKLVRVIQGEVFDVAVDIRKSSPTFGQWVGVHLSAENKRQLWIPEGFAHGFLTLSDTAEFLYKTTNYYSPEHEEAIVWNDPDLNIQWPQVGAVILSAKDEKAKRFSDIL
- the rfbB gene encoding dTDP-glucose 4,6-dehydratase; amino-acid sequence: MKLLVTGGAGFIGSAVVRHIITNTQDTVVNVDKLTYAGNLESLADVSSSDRYFFEQVDICNKAELVRVFKHYQPDRIMHLAAESHVDRSIDGPSAFIETNIIGTYNLLEIAKDYWKSLDETRQSNFRFHHISTDEVYGDLEGPGDLFTEETPYAPSSPYSASKASSDHLVRAWRRTYGLPTLVTNCSNNYGPYHFPEKLIPLVILNALEGKPLPVYGKGNQIRDWLFVEDHARALYKVVTEGRVGETYNIGGHNEKQNIEVVTIICELLNEMRAPADNGLYIESYKELITFVEDRPGHDIRYAIDASKIKRELGWVPEETFESGIRKTVLWYLDNLTWAHRVQDGSYQRGAPQYSPTEKAQDVYEGHHSRRG
- the rfbA gene encoding glucose-1-phosphate thymidylyltransferase RfbA, translating into MKGIILAGGSGTRLYPITRVISKQLLPIYDKPMIYYPLSVLMLAGIKDILIITTLEDSDCFRRLLGNGDHFGIQLSYAVQPSPDGLAQAFIIGEAFIGTDNVCLVLGDNIYYGHGLTQCLQAAAARKSGATIFGYHVHDPERFGVVEFDAQMRVISIEEKPAHPKSSYAVTGLYFYDNDVIDIAKAIKPSQRGELEITCVNNAYLERGDLNVELLGRGYAWLDTGTHQSLLEAGHFVQTIEHRQGLKVACLEEIAFMNKWISKEQLIRTGEALAKTSYGSYLLRVAEQAKP